From a region of the Butyrivibrio sp. AE3004 genome:
- the buk gene encoding butyrate kinase, with protein sequence MKEYKVFTINPGSTSTKIAMFKGEECLYSQNVSHDAAELAKYETISDQLPYRRNMILDLLKEANVSIDDVDVFVGRGGGLFAMEGGTYDVDELLLNHAKTMANGVIHPAALGPQLAAEFATKIGARAMVVNPPDVDEYQDLARMTGIKGVYRLAHLHSLNLKETAIRHSKNVLHKKYEEANYIVCHIGGGISVSAHRKGKMIDGFDIVGGEGPMAPTRCGSISVANLLDYMKKNNLGVADVKPLITKSGGFVSHAGISDAIELTNRAANGDKYAEMLWNTMIYQIEKCIGSMAAVLHGEVDGILLGGGMVHNKDLVSQITETCSFIAPVFAYPGEFEMEAMAAGAIRVLTGEEELKHYTGKPCFTGFEWEKNA encoded by the coding sequence ATGAAAGAATACAAAGTATTTACAATAAATCCGGGATCCACTTCAACCAAAATCGCAATGTTTAAGGGTGAGGAATGCCTGTACTCACAGAACGTGTCACATGATGCGGCAGAACTTGCAAAATACGAGACAATCAGCGATCAGCTTCCCTATAGAAGGAACATGATTCTTGATCTCTTAAAGGAAGCAAATGTATCAATAGATGATGTTGATGTATTTGTAGGACGAGGCGGCGGACTTTTTGCAATGGAAGGCGGAACCTATGATGTGGATGAGCTTCTTTTGAACCATGCAAAGACCATGGCAAACGGAGTTATCCATCCTGCTGCACTGGGTCCGCAGCTTGCAGCTGAATTCGCAACAAAGATAGGTGCCAGGGCTATGGTGGTTAATCCCCCCGATGTTGATGAGTATCAGGATCTTGCAAGAATGACAGGTATCAAGGGTGTTTACAGACTTGCGCATCTTCATTCACTGAACCTTAAGGAGACCGCTATTCGTCACAGTAAAAATGTGCTTCATAAAAAGTATGAGGAAGCAAACTACATCGTATGTCATATCGGTGGTGGAATATCTGTATCTGCTCACAGAAAAGGCAAGATGATTGACGGCTTTGATATTGTAGGCGGAGAGGGCCCTATGGCTCCCACACGTTGTGGAAGCATTTCGGTTGCAAATCTTCTTGATTACATGAAAAAGAATAACTTAGGAGTAGCTGATGTTAAGCCGCTTATTACCAAGTCCGGCGGATTTGTAAGCCATGCGGGAATATCAGATGCTATAGAGCTTACAAACAGAGCTGCAAATGGTGATAAATATGCGGAAATGCTCTGGAACACGATGATCTATCAGATTGAAAAGTGCATTGGTTCAATGGCTGCAGTTCTTCACGGAGAGGTTGACGGAATTCTTCTTGGTGGCGGAATGGTCCACAATAAGGACCTGGTTTCTCAGATTACTGAGACTTGTTCCTTTATAGCACCTGTTTTTGCATATCCCGGTGAGTTTGAGATGGAAGCAATGGCTGCAGGTGCTATCAGAGTTCTTACCGGAGAAGAAGAGCTTAAGCACTATACAGGAAAGCCCTGTTTTACAGGCTTTGAATGGGAGAAGAATGCGTAA